One genomic window of Haliotis asinina isolate JCU_RB_2024 chromosome 4, JCU_Hal_asi_v2, whole genome shotgun sequence includes the following:
- the LOC137282132 gene encoding ankyrin repeat domain-containing protein 29-like, whose amino-acid sequence MTEAGDEDDTDLSEPEGVHRQTGDASKPKHTSGTVTDLRRPLADMRQELKATTKRMHRLEISHQKVITTPARRDARADDDLRDACRAGNLVEVKQILDTGRADVNSRDVVGRTPVMEAAVRGHRDMVKLLVGRGADVSLVTDGGNNILHYACMTGDRETVEFVLSLDAVDVNARNNFGETAADLARLWGHRQLSDLLVSRGAQ is encoded by the exons ATGACAGAAGCTGGTGATGAGGATGACACAG ATCTTTCAGAACCTGAAGGTGTCCACAGACAAACAGGAGACGCCAGTAAACCAAAG CACACGTCTGGAACGGTCACTGATCTGAGAAGACCACTCGCTGACATGAGGCAGGAATTAAAGGCCACCACAAAGAGGATGCACAGACTTGAGATCTCACACCAGAAAG TAATAACGACTCCCGCACGTAGAGACGCCCGGGCAGACGACGACCTCCGTGACGCCTGCAGGGCGGGGAACCTGGTGGAGGTGAAGCAGATCCTGGACACAGGTCGGGCTGACGTCAACAGCAGAGATGTAGTCGGGAGGACGCCGGTGATGGAGGCAGCAGTGCGGGGACACAGAGATATGGTGAAGCTGCTTGTGGGTCGAGgcgctgatgtgtcactggtgacTGATGGCggtaacaacatccttcactacGCCTGTATGACAGGAGACAGGGAGACGGTGGAGTTTGTCCTGTCTCTGGACGCGGTGGACGTCAACGCCAGGAACAACTTCGGGGAGACAGCCGCCGACTTGGCGAGACTCTGGGGACATCGTCAACTGTCGGATctcctggtgtcacgtggtGCACAGTGA